The nucleotide window CTGTGCGCGTTATTCAGGAAACGGCTACCAAACCCATGCTGCCGGGGCCGGAGCTGGTGGCCCTGCGCCACGCGCTGCGCCAGACGCCCCGCGTGCTGGTGGTGGCCGGGCAGCAGCCGCACTCCGACGCGCTGCTGCTGGCCTTACGCCAGTTCACGGGCGCCTACCAGATTCCGGTGGTGGGCGACGTTATTTCCAACCTGCACCAGCCGGTGGGAGCCAACTACGACCTGCGCACGGCTCCGCTGGGCAAGCAGGACGTGTTTATGGCCGTGCCCGAGCCGGGCCTGAAGGAAGCTTTGCGGCCCGACCTGCTTATCACCTTCGGCCAGTCGTTGATTTCCAAGGCCCTGAAGCTGTACCTGCGCGAGGCCCAGCCCGCCCAGCACTGGCACGTGCAGGCCGCCGGGCCGGTGGCCGACACGTTCAAGTCCCTGACCCGCATCATCCGCCTCGACCCGACCACCTTCTTCGAGCTGCTGGTCGCTACCGACTACTCCTTATTCGGCGGCCTGACCTCGGCCGAAGACACCGCGGCTGCGAAAGGCACAGCAGACAGTCACAACGATGCTGAAACGCCGGATACGGGTTCGATTCCCGTCGCGAATACGTCGCGGCTGACGTGGCCGACGAGCGGCTGGGCCCTGACGGAAAAAGACGCGGCCACCAAAACGGCCTACCGCACACCCTGGTACAAGGCCGAAAGCTGGGCCAAGGAATTTCTAACCGACTTTCTGGCCCGGCCCGACCAGCCGTTCAACGAATTCACGGCCTTTCAGCACGCCCTGCGCCACCTCACCGATGGCACGGCCCTGCACCTGGCCAACAGCATGGCCGTGCGCTACGCCAACATTCTGGGCATGCCGGAAAACCGGAGCGTGGAGGTGTTTGCCAACCGCGGTACCAGCGGCATCGACGGCTGCAACAGCACGGCCGTGGGCGCGGCCCTGGCCCAGCCCGAGCGGCCCGTGGTATTGATGACCGGCGACGTAGCCTTTTTCTACGACCGGAACGCGTTTTGGCAAAACTACCCGACGCCCAACCTGCGCGTAATTCTGTTTAACAACCACGCCGGGGGCATTTTCCGCCTTATCGACGGGCCGCGGCAGCAGCCGGAGCTGGAGGAGTTCTTCGAAACCCACCAGCCCCTAACGGCCGAAAATACCTGCCGCGACTTCAACCTGCGCTATTTCACGGCCGGTACCTTTGCCGAGCTGAAATTGGCGCTATCCGCTTTCTTTGCACCCGTAAGCGGCGCGGCACTGCTGGAAATCACCACCGACAGCGCCACTAACGCCGCTTTCTTCGAAGAATACCGCAAAGCCGTGAAAACTGCTTTCATTTAACCTTGTTACTCTACCCGTCGGGCTGCGCCTGACGGGCACGAACAACGATTTTTTCCTTCCTTCTATGGCCGAACAAATCACCTGGACCCCGATTAAGGAGTTCCGCGAAATCCTCTTCACCTTCCACGAGGGCATCGCCAAAATCAGCATCAACCGTCCCCAGGTCCACAATGCCTTCACCCCGCTCACGGTGCAGGAAATGATTGAGGCCATGGACATCTGCCGCAACCGCACCGACATCGGCGTGGTGGTGCTTACTGGCGAGGGCGGCAAGGCCTTCTGCTCAGGCGGCGACCAGAGCGTGCGGGGCCACGGCGGCTACGTGGGCGAAGACACCGTACCCCGCCTGAACGTGCTGGACCTGCAGAAAATGATTCGCTCGATTCCTAAGCCCGTGGTAGCCATGGTGGCCGGCTGGGCCATCGGGGGCGGCCACGTGCTGCACGTGGTGTGCGATTTGAGCATTGCTGCTGATAACGCCCGCTTCGGACAGACCGGCCCCAACGTGGGCTCGTTCGACGGCGGTTTCGGCGCTTCGTATCTGGCCCGCGTGGTGGGGCAGAAAAAGGCCCGCGAAATATGGTTTCTCTGCGACCAGTACAACGCTCAGGAAGCCCTGGATATGGGCCTCGTAAACAAAGTGGTACCCCTGGAGCAACTCGAGGAAACCACGGTGGCTTGGTGCAAAAAGATTCTGGAGAAAAGCCCGCTGGCCCTGCGCATGCTTAAGTCTTCGTTCAACGCGGAGCTCGACGGGCAGGCCGGCATTCAGGAGCTGGCCGGCAACGCCACGCTGCTCTACTACTTGTCGGAGGAAGCCAAGGAAGGCAAAAACGCCTTTATCGAGAAGCGCAAGCCTGATTTCTCGAAGTTTCCGAAGTTTCCGTAACCGAGCGGTACTCCCTAGGCTCTCTTTTAACTGCCGGCCCTTGCCCAGGGCTGGCAGTTTTCTTTTTACGCGGGGCCAGTCCTTCGTTATATTGCCGCTGCCTCATTACAAACTCCTGCCTCATGAAATCATTACTTTTCCTGCTGCTGCTCAGCCTTTCATCGGTTGCGGCAGTCCGGGCTCAGTCTGCTACCGCTGCGGGGGCCACAACACCCGCCGGGCCTGATAAAACCAAAGAAGTGCGGGTAGTGGAAGCCTCCTGCGGGCAGTGCAAGCTGGGGCTGCCGGGCAAAAGCTGTGATTTGGCCATTCGCTTCGATGGCAAAGCCTATTTCGTGGATGGCACCACCATCGACTCGCACGGCGACGCCCACGCCAAGGACGGCTTCTGCCAGGCTATCCGGCAAGCCGAGGTGCAGGGCGAAGTGGTCGACAACCGGTTTAAGGCCACTTATTTCCAACTCCTGCCCGCTGCGCCCAGCGGCAAATAGCCGGCCTCTGCTGCCGAGCCCCACGGCGGTACTACTGGTGCCGCTGTTTCAGACGTCTTTCATCCCCCTGCTGCTTAACCCATGGCCGACTACCTGATAAAATCAACCGACACGCGCACCTTTACCCTGCTGGCCGAGGCCGCCGTGCTCGGCGAGTTGAAGTACACCGAGTGGTTTTCCTTTAAAGCCATGCTGGTCTTGACCAACGGCCCGTCGTTGCGCATCGAGCCCCGGGGCTTTTGGGGCACCACCATCGAGGCCAAGGACGGGGATGTGGTGGTGCTCAGCTTCAAGATGAACTGGGACGGCAACATCGTGTTGAAGTCCCGCCTGGGCGGCACAAACCGGGCCTTCGTGCTCAAAAACCAGGGACTGACCAAGAGTGGCTACGTGCTGCTCGACAAGCACGGTCAGGAGCTGCTGACCATCCGCCCCGACTTCAAATGGAACAAAATCAACAATGACTACTCGGTCAGCAGCTCCGAGCTATTCGAAACCTTTGCCAGCAAAGAAACCCTGGTGCTGATGGCCATTCACTGCGCCAACTACTACATGACGATGGCAACAACCATGATTGCCACTACTATCTAACTGCTTTGCGTTATTTTCATTCTTTCCGCCGCAGGCTAAAGTCATGCCTCACGGCCGCCCTGCTGGCGGTGCTGCCCCTAAGCAGCCAAGCCCAGCAAACTACCCAGCTGCGGGTGCAGCCCCTCACGCTACCCCGGGAGCTGGCCAGCCCCGACAATCAGTTTTCGGGCCTGTTTGTCAGCCAGAACCAGTTGTTTTTGTTATCCGAAAGCCGCCTGCTGGACGCGGACAAGCCCGAAGGCAAGCTCTACGCCATTGGCCTGCCCGACTTAGACCGTAAGCTTACCGATACGGCCTACGTGCTGCCCTACCGCAAGTACCACCTGGCCGGCCTGGAGCTGCTCAAGGATAAGATTGTGGCCGCCGGGCAGGTGTACGAAGGCCTGGAAGCCATGCTGGTAGATGGCCCGACGGTGTATTTGGCGGTAGAAACCGCCACCGCCTCGCCCAACTGCTACCTGCTGCAGGGCCAATTGCAGGACTCGGCCGTGGTGATGAACCCCGATTTTCTGGTTTCCGTGGTTAAGCCTACCGCTCCCGACGGCAGCCGCATCTACAATGCCGGCTTTGAGGCCCTGGTGCAGGATAAAAAGAGCCTTACCGCGTTTTTCGAGTTCAACTCCTTTGCCGCCGGCAACTTCGCCTATCCATTCAGCAAGCAACTCCCCGGAGCCCTGACTCCGCTACCGCCCGTTGCCTTGCTGCCCCTACCCTTCCGGATTACGGACCTCACGCCCACTGGTAAAAACCGGTTTACGGCCCTCAACTATTTCTTCAAAGGCGACGACGATAAAGCCTACCGCCCCACCGACACCGACCCAAACAGTGCGTTGGTGAAACAGGCCGGCACTTACCGCAGCTACTGCCGCCTCATTGAGCTTAAGCGCCGCGGCAAAGCCTACCGGTGGAAGCCCCTGGCGGAATTTCCGGCCGAGTACATGGCTTACAACTGGGAGGGAATTGCGGCCTACCGCCGGGGCTACTTTATCATCAACGACAAGTACACGCCCGCCAAGCCCTACCGCTCGACGCTGCTCTACCTGGAGCCGCGTTGACGCGTAGCAGTCTAACCTGCCCACAAAAAAACAGCGCCACCCGGCTTGGGTGGCGCTTGTTGCTTGTGCTGACTCTCTAAAATATTGACCCGTACGCGGCGCAGCCCTCACACCAGCCGAAAAAGTTGCGGAGCCGCTCGTGCTTCGCCTGCTTCTTGCGGCGCTTGCGGGCTTTACGGGCAGCTTCGGCGGCGGGGTCCTGAACGGGCGCGGCGATGCTACGCAGCGTGAGGTAGCGGCGGAAGACGAAGGTGCGAACCAAGGCAAACGGAGTGGGGCTGGTGGCAGACATGGCGTTTGGGGGATGGTGGTTACCTAAGATACAGCTTTATTGGGTTCACTGTCAAGCTCAAGCGGCCCTCCCGCCTGCCGGCCCAGGCGGGTACCATGTGGCAAGTGCGGGAGTTTTGGCTATTTAGCGGCGGCAATAGACTTTTTGCCGCCTTATATCCTCTTTATTCTACCGCTAGCTTATGCGTGAATGGCTTCGCTCCGTGTCCATTTTTCTGAGCAACAAGAAAATAGCCGCCATTGAGCTCGAAAACGAGAATCTGCGGCAATACGGGGCCCGGGACCTGGCCGGCTTCGACCTGACCCAGCCTGTGCGCCAGCCCACGCCCACCGAAATTCGGGCCCTGGCCACTGGCGCCATCCTGTTTTTCTACGGCGACAACCCTATCCGGATTCTACCCCAGCTCAAACCCGAGGAGTTAGTAGAGCGCAAGGCCGCCACGGCCCAGTGGTGGGGCATTTACGACACCGACGATGCCCTGGAAGTGCTGCAAAGCCTGCGGCAGGAAGGCCACCGCCACAAATTTCAGGGCCAGCTCAAACGCGAGTCGCTGCAGTGGTACAACCGGTTTGCCGCCAACCCCTTCCTGAAGTCGCGCGCGGTAACCAACGTGGGAGCCTGGGACTACGCCCGCCTGGTGAACGTGGCCCGCTGGTGCTACGACTACGGCTACCTGAGCTGGGAGCAGGCCTGGCCCTTTATCGACGCGGGCACCCGCCTGGCCTTGCGCGACTATGACTCCTGGGATAGTTTTGCGGCCGGCTTCGTGGCGGGCCGCCTGATGTGGGACGTGGACAACGACAGCCACGGCGACATTGCCGAAATAGCCCGCTACCTGCTCGAGTCGCGCGTGAGCCCGTGGCGCGACATTCCCTGGCAGCCCTACCCGGTAGAATAAGCGCCCGAGCCTGGTTTCCTATTCCGCTTCTTGCCCGGCCGCCGGTACTGTCCCTGATTTTCTTTGCATGAACCTTCGTACTCTGTTACTGCTGGCCGTTTGGCCCGGGAGTTCGGGCCTCGCCCAAACCCCACCTGTGAGCAGCGTTATCCTCTCCCCGACCGAGGTAGCAGCCCTGTTACCCGAGGCCAGCCGGCCGGCACTGAGCGTGGTATACCCCATTTTTCGGGTGTACAAAAACACCGACAAAACCGGGGTAAGCTACTGCGTGCTGACGGAAAGCCGGGACCAGCTCGATGAGGAAAAAAAGCCCATCAGCAGCCGTATCAAGGCCGTGACGCTGCGGGAAACGAGCGGCAAGCTGACCAAAAGCTGGGAGGTCAACGACTTTATTTCAACGGAGAAAGAGGAAACCTCTATCTGGTTCTGGACCAAGTTCGCCAGTTTCCAGGACTACGACCACGACGCGGTAATTGACCCGATTCTGGTGTATGGTACCGCCGCCCAGGGTGCCGACGACGGCCGCGTTAAATTCATTATCTATTACCGGGGCCGGAAAATAGTGTTGCGCCACCAGGCCGGCGACCTGGACATTCAGCGCAACATACAGGTAGACAAAGCCTTTTACACCCTGCCGGCGCCACTGCAGGCGGCCGTGCGGCAAAAGCTGGCCTTGCTCGAAGAGCGGGAGCTAACTATTCTGCCCCACGGCTGGCAGAAGGCCATGGCCAAGAAAGCCACCTTTATCAACGACTCGTACTACAGCAGCAAGTAGCCAAGAAGCCCAACTCGTAACTACAGGCGCTTGATTTCCAGCTTCAACCACATTCGGAAAGCTTTCTGGCGGGAGCTTCGTATGCGGAGATGGTTGTATTACGTGAATCTTTGCCGCTGACTTTTCCGCTTTTCCCATGTCTGCTACGCCCCTGCTCCCCGACTCCCTGCTGCTCAACGGTCGGGAATTTCGCTACTCCGATATCAAGCAATACCCCGCCAATAGCCCCGTGGACCTGAACGGCTACGAGGCCAAGGTGCTGGATTTCTGCCGGCAGTGGCTGAATGGCGCCCTGGAATTCGGGCTGCGCACCTCGGGCTCCACCGGCAAGCCGCAGTCGGTGACAATGCGGCGGCGGCAGCTGGTGGCCTCGGCCCGCCGCACCGGCGACTACTTCGACCTGGGTCCCGGCGACCGGATGCTGGTGTGTTTGAACTGCGAGTTTGTGGGCGGCATGATGATGCTGGTGCGCGGCTTGGAGCTGAACCTGCATATGACCATCGTGGAGCCCCACGCCGACCCGCTGGCCCTGGTGCCGGCCACGGCTGAGTTCGACTTTGCCTCCTTCGTGCCCTTGCAGCTGCGCGAGGTGCTCACGCCGGCCAACCTGCCGCGCCTGAACCGGATGAAGGCCATTCTGGTGGGTGGGGCCACGGTGGAAAGCAGCCTGGAACAAGCCCTGCAAAAGCTCAAAGTACCGGTGTACCTGACCTACGGCATGACCGAAACGGCCTCCCACATTGCGTTGCGCCGCCTCAACGGCCCCGAGGCTACGCACACCTACCGCGCCCTGCCCGGCATCCACATCGACCAGGACCCGCGCGGCTGCCTCACCGTGCGCGCCGACGTGACCGATGACCAGCTGATTACGACCAACGACCAAGTACATCTGCTGGACGAGCACACCTTTGAGTGGCTGGGTCGCGCCGACTTCGTCATCAACTCCGGTGGGGTGAAGGTGCAGGCCGAAAAGGTGGAAAAAGTGCTGGAAGTGGCTCTGGTGGAGCTGAACCTGCCCAACCGCCGCACCTTCGTGGCCGGCCGGCCCGATGCCCGCCTGGGGGAGCAGGTAACGGCTTTCCTGGAAGGGGCGCCCCTTGCCGAGGCCCAGGCTAAACAGCTGCTGGCCTTGCTGGCCGAGCGACTGGAGCGTTACGAGCGGCCCCGGGAGCTGGTGTACGTGCCGCAGTTTCGAACCACGGCCTCCGGCAAGCTCGACCGGCTGAACACGCTCCGGGCCACGGCTGCCTCCCGCCCCGACGCGCCCCACCGGTAAAGCCCAGAGCTAGAAAACGACTGTGCCTGGCTGCTCTAGCTGGCAGGCGGCCGCGCCAGTTGCCAAAATTGGCATAAAAGCGGGGCCGTTAACGCAAATCAACCTCTTACTTATGTGAAAAAAGACGTTGATTTGTACAACTTTCCACCGCAATTCCTGCAATGAAGCGTACCTATATTTCGGTAGCCGCGCTGCTGCTGGCCGCCCAGTTGGGTGGCGGCTGCGCCAGCACCACCGCTACTACCACTGCCTCTACTCCCCCGCGGAGGCAGCTTCTGCTGAAACCAATGCCTCCCGCCGGCCCCAGGACGGGACTGCCGCAGCCAGCCTGACCACCGTGGCTTCGGAAGCAACGGCCGACAATGCCCCCTTCCAGGTGGTCAGTGAGCAGTTTGCCGACCTGCGCGTGTTGCGCTACCAGGTGCCTGGCTTCGAAACCCTGGAGCCCCAGCAGAAAGAGCTGCTTTATTACCTCTACGAAGCGGCCCTGTGCGGCCGGGAAATTTCCTACGACCAGAACTTTAAGCACAACCTGCGGGTACGCCGCACGCTGGAGGCCATCTGGCCCGCCAACCAACAGCAGATTGCGGGCACGACTAACACCCAGCGCGTGGATGAGGCCAACAAGCTCAACATCTACACCAAGCGGGTGTGGTTCAGCAACGGCGTGCACCACCACTACTCCACCCGCAAGTTTGTGCCCGAGTGCAGCCCGGCGTATTTTGCCCAGCTGGTCAAAAGCGTGGACAGCAGCACGCTACCCCTGGAAAAAGGCGAATCCGTAGACCAGTTCCTGGCTGTCATCACGCCCATCATCTTTGACCCAAACGTGTCGGCCAAGCGCGTAAACCAGGAAAAGGACGCGGACCTGGTAGCTACTTCGGCCAACAACTTCTACGAGGGCGTGACCCAGAAGGAAGCTGAGGATTTCTACGCCAAGAAAATCGACAAGAAAGACCCGCGCCCCGTTTCCTACGGCCTGAACTCCAAGCTGATGAAGGATGAGAAGGGCCAGCTAGTGGAGCGCACCTGGAAGGTGGGCGGCATGTACGGCGAGGCCCTAACCCAGGTAGCGTACTGGCTGGGCAAGGCGGCGGAAGTAGCCGAAAACCCCGAGCAGAAGCTGGCCTTGCAGCGCCTGATCAACTACTACACCACCGGGGACCTGAAAACCTGGGACGACTACAACATTGCCTGGGTGCGCGACACCAAGAGCCGTACCGATGTGGTAAACGGCTTTATCGAAGTGTACGGCGACCCGCTGGGCTACCGCGCCTCCTACGAGTCGGTG belongs to Hymenobacter cellulosilyticus and includes:
- the menB gene encoding 1,4-dihydroxy-2-naphthoyl-CoA synthase, whose amino-acid sequence is MAEQITWTPIKEFREILFTFHEGIAKISINRPQVHNAFTPLTVQEMIEAMDICRNRTDIGVVVLTGEGGKAFCSGGDQSVRGHGGYVGEDTVPRLNVLDLQKMIRSIPKPVVAMVAGWAIGGGHVLHVVCDLSIAADNARFGQTGPNVGSFDGGFGASYLARVVGQKKAREIWFLCDQYNAQEALDMGLVNKVVPLEQLEETTVAWCKKILEKSPLALRMLKSSFNAELDGQAGIQELAGNATLLYYLSEEAKEGKNAFIEKRKPDFSKFPKFP
- a CDS encoding M949_RS01915 family surface polysaccharide biosynthesis protein; translation: MNLRTLLLLAVWPGSSGLAQTPPVSSVILSPTEVAALLPEASRPALSVVYPIFRVYKNTDKTGVSYCVLTESRDQLDEEKKPISSRIKAVTLRETSGKLTKSWEVNDFISTEKEETSIWFWTKFASFQDYDHDAVIDPILVYGTAAQGADDGRVKFIIYYRGRKIVLRHQAGDLDIQRNIQVDKAFYTLPAPLQAAVRQKLALLEERELTILPHGWQKAMAKKATFINDSYYSSK
- the menD gene encoding 2-succinyl-5-enolpyruvyl-6-hydroxy-3-cyclohexene-1-carboxylic-acid synthase is translated as MQAVYNIAEICAQMGITDVVLSPGSRCAPLTISFARHPRIKVRTVPDERAAAFIGLGLAQSQRRAVALVCTSGTAGLNYAPAVAEAYFQQIPLVVFTADRPPEWIDQLDGQTIRQADLYGAHAKGTFTFPADTTHADAKWHSARIVSEAINLAQQFPAGPVQVNVPLREPFYPKAGEELTFEAVRVIQETATKPMLPGPELVALRHALRQTPRVLVVAGQQPHSDALLLALRQFTGAYQIPVVGDVISNLHQPVGANYDLRTAPLGKQDVFMAVPEPGLKEALRPDLLITFGQSLISKALKLYLREAQPAQHWHVQAAGPVADTFKSLTRIIRLDPTTFFELLVATDYSLFGGLTSAEDTAAAKGTADSHNDAETPDTGSIPVANTSRLTWPTSGWALTEKDAATKTAYRTPWYKAESWAKEFLTDFLARPDQPFNEFTAFQHALRHLTDGTALHLANSMAVRYANILGMPENRSVEVFANRGTSGIDGCNSTAVGAALAQPERPVVLMTGDVAFFYDRNAFWQNYPTPNLRVILFNNHAGGIFRLIDGPRQQPELEEFFETHQPLTAENTCRDFNLRYFTAGTFAELKLALSAFFAPVSGAALLEITTDSATNAAFFEEYRKAVKTAFI
- a CDS encoding DUF1266 domain-containing protein: MREWLRSVSIFLSNKKIAAIELENENLRQYGARDLAGFDLTQPVRQPTPTEIRALATGAILFFYGDNPIRILPQLKPEELVERKAATAQWWGIYDTDDALEVLQSLRQEGHRHKFQGQLKRESLQWYNRFAANPFLKSRAVTNVGAWDYARLVNVARWCYDYGYLSWEQAWPFIDAGTRLALRDYDSWDSFAAGFVAGRLMWDVDNDSHGDIAEIARYLLESRVSPWRDIPWQPYPVE
- a CDS encoding AMP-binding protein, with translation MSATPLLPDSLLLNGREFRYSDIKQYPANSPVDLNGYEAKVLDFCRQWLNGALEFGLRTSGSTGKPQSVTMRRRQLVASARRTGDYFDLGPGDRMLVCLNCEFVGGMMMLVRGLELNLHMTIVEPHADPLALVPATAEFDFASFVPLQLREVLTPANLPRLNRMKAILVGGATVESSLEQALQKLKVPVYLTYGMTETASHIALRRLNGPEATHTYRALPGIHIDQDPRGCLTVRADVTDDQLITTNDQVHLLDEHTFEWLGRADFVINSGGVKVQAEKVEKVLEVALVELNLPNRRTFVAGRPDARLGEQVTAFLEGAPLAEAQAKQLLALLAERLERYERPRELVYVPQFRTTASGKLDRLNTLRATAASRPDAPHR
- a CDS encoding dipeptidyl peptidase 3, which gives rise to MICTTFHRNSCNEAYLYFGSRAAAGRPVGWRLRQHHRYYHCLYSPAEAASAETNASRRPQDGTAAASLTTVASEATADNAPFQVVSEQFADLRVLRYQVPGFETLEPQQKELLYYLYEAALCGREISYDQNFKHNLRVRRTLEAIWPANQQQIAGTTNTQRVDEANKLNIYTKRVWFSNGVHHHYSTRKFVPECSPAYFAQLVKSVDSSTLPLEKGESVDQFLAVITPIIFDPNVSAKRVNQEKDADLVATSANNFYEGVTQKEAEDFYAKKIDKKDPRPVSYGLNSKLMKDEKGQLVERTWKVGGMYGEALTQVAYWLGKAAEVAENPEQKLALQRLINYYTTGDLKTWDDYNIAWVRDTKSRTDVVNGFIEVYGDPLGYRASYESVVSFKDLEATKRIKAIGDQAQWFEDNSPILPKHKKKNVVGITAKVITTVVESGDAAPATPIGINLPNATWIRKEHGSKSVNLGNIVDAYGQADAGGSLDEFAYSAEEKARARKFAGLAGKLHTDMHEVIGHASGQINPGVGTPKETLKSYASAIEEGRADLVALYYLMDNKLVQLGVVPSLEVGKAEYDNYIRNGLMGQLVRLPLGETVEEAHMRNRQMVAKWAYEKGKKANVIEKVTKDGKTYFKINDYQKLRGLFGQLLRELQRLTSEGDYAAAKNLIETYGVKVDPVLHKEVLARYEKLNIAPYAGFIQPKLVPVEQNGKIVDVKVEYPSDFAQQMLEYSRKYKFLPNYN
- a CDS encoding DUF6370 family protein, producing MKSLLFLLLLSLSSVAAVRAQSATAAGATTPAGPDKTKEVRVVEASCGQCKLGLPGKSCDLAIRFDGKAYFVDGTTIDSHGDAHAKDGFCQAIRQAEVQGEVVDNRFKATYFQLLPAAPSGK